A region from the Prevotella melaninogenica genome encodes:
- a CDS encoding translocation/assembly module TamB domain-containing protein, producing MTNIFNIKRSLKWLIAIVATPVILFLILVALLYCPPIQNWAVKHVTAYVSEKTGMEISLNRVNLSFPLDLQLDGLKMLRSNDSIPNQKDTVADVQHLVAKVDLLPLFKRRVEVNELTFTKLKANTVNFIGDLRIRGDVQRLHIVSHAVNLVGDSIRVNKADIEGGWVDIALGDTVPVDPNKPKLLWRINIDKLNLAKTDFRLHMPGDTMSVRANFKKAMAKGTELLLHDNIYKVANVDWQGGNLSYDKNYVKHASVVFDAAHIAMQDVNLGIDSFQYAAPKIHMNIRTANMKERSGLIVKDFHGHFSMDSTSINLPDLYFRLPGTELSGRFKMDMNAFADKDPGQIATQLDGFLHLDDLRPFLTSVPKNIYQALPNQRIIVKGKMEGNLRSASFNQLRLAMPGYFNLTGTGWIADMMSGAGHLRSDLKLKGTANNLSFISKLLPHNVRKTIALPRGVNINGDVHVRKKLYMGNIQLTQGGGCIRMNGAYNSSTELYRLTADATAFPVQRFLPTMGLSAFSGSIRTQGRGTDFLNPKSSTNLSLRIRSFKYGKYVLDGLNGDISKHGEQLSAHVNSTNRMLGGNFTYQGRVNSNLVDGHIRGWLHRVDLHAMGVMTERYVVSTWADVDIRSDMKNNHYVSGPLRSFRLLQEGRKKSYLLAAGNFDIRADVHSNSLETHLKGNLSEADLQAFGFIDKHYITSAKADITLRSDMKKYYAVSGNVGHLLLSELRKGKRVPLVEGNFNLDATMRGDQIGGSINGVFPRVDLYQLGIVDKAMSSSFTANTSFAMSGKDDLNVRGLVGNLRITDQNRIYTPGDVKIDLMSRRDAVYATLDGGDFHLSTAFNSSVNQLTENGMRIYKTIRKQLTDRRIDQPAIIRQLPLGHFTLRSGRNNLLSNLLAQDGYAFSQADINLTSSPQKGLDGYISVDSLVYNDIHIDSIRADLTSVDGQVNYKLSVVNNPNNSYPYHGYLQGILYEHGLQTHATILDNNGKKGFDLAVQAAMKGRGIQLSITSPQSILGYKSFAVNDSNYIYIGRDRRLSADLRLEAADGTGMLVSTEDSDTTSLQNVTLSMNHFELGNLLAVLPFAPKLSGMLDGDYHLVQTKKELTISSDMTIKKLIYENSFMGDVGTQFVYMPKDDGSHYVDGIITQDGKEVGILSGTYNNEGAGELDATLEMNHFPLNYVNGFVPDQIVGLDGFGEGTLTMKGSLKNLDINGEVYLDSSYLVSVPYGIKMRFADDPVQIRNSHIQFENFELFASNGSPLDISGYLDFSNFAHMKLDAQMRAENFQIINSKKNSRSEVYGKAFVDFMGRINGELSNLQLTGKLDVLGNTDVTYVVRDGTLATDNDLKDLVQFTNFNDSTTNVVVKRPDITGFTMALNVDIDEQAHVFCALNADQSNYIDFLGGGNLLLNYDPTNSVQVRGRYTLNDGKMKYSLPVIPLRTFNIKDGSYIEFTGNPMKPTLNITATENVRTSVSSGSGEGRIVDFECGVSLTKQFPKPGVQFIITAPEDQEMQNVLNTKGVEERSKLAVTMLASGMYFDGENSASANTAMSGALAGFLQTQVNSITGKALNSMGLDLTANMESAADVNGNLHTDYTFKFSKRLWNNRLRIIMGGRVSTGSQFSEDNGAYFDNFSLEYRLNQKETKYLKLYYEREAYDWLEGNLSEFGAGFMWRRKLRHFKDIFRFKNDSPVVMPQPEKPKRDTLINFVNEKK from the coding sequence ATGACTAACATATTCAATATAAAAAGGAGCTTGAAATGGTTGATTGCTATCGTTGCAACACCAGTCATTTTGTTTCTTATCCTTGTTGCTTTGCTATATTGTCCACCCATTCAAAATTGGGCTGTAAAGCATGTTACTGCTTATGTTTCAGAAAAAACTGGGATGGAGATAAGCCTCAATCGAGTTAATCTCTCTTTTCCTTTAGACCTCCAGTTAGACGGACTAAAAATGCTTCGCTCCAATGACTCTATTCCTAATCAGAAAGATACGGTGGCAGATGTACAGCATTTAGTAGCAAAGGTTGACTTGTTACCGCTATTCAAAAGAAGAGTAGAAGTAAACGAACTAACATTTACAAAGCTGAAGGCAAACACTGTTAATTTTATCGGTGACCTTCGTATTCGTGGAGATGTGCAACGTCTACATATTGTGAGTCATGCTGTTAATTTGGTTGGTGATTCTATTCGTGTAAACAAAGCCGATATTGAAGGTGGATGGGTTGACATTGCATTAGGTGATACCGTACCCGTAGACCCAAATAAACCGAAATTACTTTGGCGTATCAATATTGATAAACTCAATCTTGCTAAAACCGATTTCCGTCTTCATATGCCTGGAGATACTATGAGCGTTCGTGCTAATTTCAAGAAAGCTATGGCAAAAGGAACTGAGCTTCTACTACACGACAATATATACAAAGTGGCAAACGTAGACTGGCAAGGAGGCAACTTAAGTTATGACAAAAACTATGTAAAACATGCAAGTGTCGTATTTGATGCTGCGCATATAGCCATGCAAGATGTCAATCTTGGAATAGATTCTTTCCAATATGCTGCTCCTAAAATCCATATGAATATTCGGACTGCCAATATGAAAGAACGGAGTGGACTGATAGTAAAGGATTTCCATGGACATTTCTCTATGGATTCTACAAGTATCAATCTACCTGATTTATATTTCCGTCTACCTGGTACAGAACTGTCAGGACGTTTTAAGATGGATATGAATGCTTTTGCAGATAAGGATCCAGGACAGATAGCTACACAATTAGATGGTTTCCTGCACCTTGATGACTTACGTCCGTTCTTAACCTCAGTACCTAAAAATATTTATCAAGCACTTCCTAATCAACGTATTATTGTAAAAGGTAAAATGGAAGGCAATCTTCGTTCAGCATCGTTTAATCAGCTTCGATTGGCTATGCCAGGTTATTTTAATCTTACAGGAACAGGCTGGATTGCTGATATGATGTCAGGTGCTGGTCATCTTCGTAGCGATTTAAAGCTGAAAGGGACAGCAAACAATTTAAGTTTTATTTCCAAGTTATTGCCACACAATGTACGCAAGACAATTGCTCTCCCACGTGGAGTAAACATAAATGGTGATGTCCATGTCAGAAAAAAACTTTATATGGGTAATATACAACTGACACAAGGTGGTGGATGCATCCGTATGAATGGAGCTTATAATTCTTCTACAGAACTATATCGTCTTACAGCTGATGCTACTGCTTTTCCTGTGCAGCGTTTTTTACCAACCATGGGATTGTCAGCTTTTTCTGGAAGTATAAGAACTCAAGGACGAGGAACGGATTTCTTGAATCCAAAATCATCTACAAATCTAAGCTTACGTATTCGAAGTTTCAAATATGGTAAATATGTACTTGACGGATTGAATGGCGATATTTCAAAACATGGAGAACAATTATCTGCTCATGTCAATAGTACGAATCGAATGTTAGGTGGTAACTTCACTTATCAAGGTAGAGTGAACAGCAATCTTGTTGATGGTCACATTCGTGGTTGGTTACATCGTGTTGACTTGCATGCAATGGGAGTTATGACAGAGAGGTATGTTGTCTCTACATGGGCTGATGTTGATATACGCTCGGATATGAAGAATAATCATTATGTGAGTGGTCCACTTCGCTCTTTTCGTCTTCTGCAAGAGGGAAGAAAGAAAAGCTATCTCCTTGCTGCTGGTAACTTTGACATACGTGCTGATGTACACTCTAATAGTCTTGAAACACATTTAAAAGGAAATTTATCTGAAGCCGATTTGCAGGCATTCGGATTTATAGATAAGCATTATATAACCTCTGCTAAAGCAGATATTACTCTTCGTTCTGATATGAAGAAGTACTATGCTGTCAGCGGAAATGTTGGACATCTATTGCTGAGTGAACTACGTAAGGGAAAGCGTGTACCATTAGTTGAAGGAAATTTTAATCTTGATGCAACAATGCGAGGTGATCAGATTGGAGGCTCAATAAATGGTGTCTTTCCACGTGTAGACCTCTATCAGTTAGGAATCGTAGACAAGGCAATGTCAAGTAGTTTTACAGCAAACACCTCATTCGCTATGTCTGGCAAAGATGATTTGAATGTTCGTGGTTTGGTTGGGAATCTTCGTATCACAGATCAAAATCGGATTTATACACCAGGCGATGTGAAAATAGATCTTATGAGCAGACGCGATGCCGTATATGCGACCTTGGATGGTGGAGACTTTCATCTTAGTACTGCATTTAATAGTAGTGTGAACCAATTGACTGAAAATGGAATGAGGATATATAAAACAATACGCAAACAACTTACAGATCGTCGTATTGACCAGCCAGCAATAATACGTCAGTTACCTTTAGGACACTTTACGTTACGCAGTGGACGTAATAACTTGCTTTCTAATTTATTAGCACAAGATGGCTATGCCTTTAGTCAGGCAGATATTAACTTAACGTCATCACCTCAAAAAGGACTTGATGGATATATTAGCGTTGATTCGTTGGTATATAATGATATTCATATTGACAGCATCAGAGCCGATCTAACCAGTGTTGATGGACAAGTGAACTATAAGCTATCAGTTGTAAACAATCCTAATAATTCTTATCCTTACCATGGTTATCTACAGGGTATCCTCTATGAACATGGTTTGCAAACACATGCAACAATCCTTGATAATAATGGAAAGAAAGGCTTTGATTTGGCAGTACAGGCTGCAATGAAGGGTAGAGGTATACAACTTTCTATTACATCCCCACAATCAATCTTAGGATATAAGTCCTTTGCTGTTAACGACTCCAACTACATCTATATAGGAAGGGATCGGCGTTTGTCCGCCGACCTTCGTCTTGAAGCTGCTGATGGAACTGGTATGCTCGTATCAACAGAAGATTCAGATACGACATCACTGCAGAATGTGACACTATCAATGAACCACTTTGAGTTGGGCAACTTACTTGCTGTATTACCATTTGCACCAAAATTGTCAGGAATGTTGGATGGTGACTATCACCTTGTACAGACAAAGAAAGAGCTCACCATTTCAAGTGATATGACTATTAAGAAGCTCATTTATGAGAATAGTTTTATGGGCGATGTTGGTACACAGTTTGTTTATATGCCTAAAGATGATGGTTCACACTATGTTGATGGTATCATAACACAGGATGGTAAAGAGGTTGGTATACTCTCAGGAACCTATAATAACGAGGGTGCTGGAGAACTCGATGCTACCTTAGAAATGAATCATTTCCCATTAAATTACGTCAACGGCTTTGTTCCTGATCAGATTGTTGGACTTGATGGATTTGGAGAAGGAACACTCACGATGAAAGGGTCATTAAAGAACCTTGATATAAATGGTGAGGTTTATCTTGATTCATCTTACTTGGTTAGTGTACCATACGGTATAAAGATGCGATTTGCAGATGATCCTGTACAAATACGCAATAGTCATATCCAATTTGAAAACTTTGAACTTTTCGCAAGTAATGGTTCTCCACTTGATATTTCAGGATACTTAGATTTCTCTAATTTCGCACATATGAAGCTTGATGCGCAAATGAGAGCAGAGAATTTCCAGATCATCAATTCAAAGAAGAATTCACGTTCAGAAGTTTATGGAAAGGCTTTTGTTGACTTTATGGGACGTATTAATGGAGAGTTAAGTAATTTACAATTGACAGGAAAGCTTGATGTTTTAGGTAATACTGATGTTACATACGTTGTGAGAGATGGTACACTGGCAACAGATAATGATTTAAAAGACCTTGTTCAGTTTACCAACTTCAATGACTCTACTACGAATGTCGTTGTCAAACGTCCTGATATTACGGGTTTCACAATGGCTCTCAATGTCGATATAGATGAGCAAGCGCATGTGTTCTGCGCATTGAATGCTGACCAATCGAATTATATTGACTTCTTAGGAGGAGGAAATCTGCTTCTTAACTATGACCCAACGAATAGTGTACAGGTACGTGGCAGATATACGTTAAATGATGGTAAAATGAAATATTCTCTACCTGTTATTCCACTTCGCACCTTTAATATAAAGGATGGTAGTTATATTGAATTTACAGGTAATCCAATGAAGCCAACACTTAATATTACTGCAACGGAAAATGTCAGGACAAGTGTATCAAGTGGTTCGGGTGAAGGCAGGATAGTTGATTTTGAATGTGGAGTAAGCCTTACCAAACAGTTTCCTAAGCCTGGAGTTCAATTTATTATCACTGCACCAGAGGATCAAGAGATGCAGAATGTTTTAAACACAAAGGGTGTTGAGGAACGCTCGAAACTTGCTGTTACGATGTTAGCATCAGGTATGTATTTTGATGGTGAGAATTCTGCGAGTGCAAATACTGCTATGAGTGGAGCATTAGCAGGCTTTTTACAGACACAGGTCAACTCTATCACGGGTAAGGCACTCAACTCTATGGGACTTGACTTGACTGCTAATATGGAAAGTGCAGCCGATGTGAATGGAAACTTACATACCGATTATACCTTCAAGTTCTCAAAACGTTTGTGGAATAATCGATTACGAATCATTATGGGAGGACGTGTGTCAACAGGTTCACAATTCTCTGAAGATAATGGTGCTTACTTTGACAATTTCTCACTTGAATATCGTTTGAATCAGAAAGAAACAAAGTATTTGAAACTTTATTATGAACGTGAAGCATACGATTGGCTTGAGGGTAATTTGAGTGAGTTTGGAGCTGGTTTTATGTGGAGGCGTAAGTTACGTCATTTTAAAGATATATTCCGTTTTAAGAATGATTCACCTGTTGTAATGCCACAGCCTGAGAAGCCCAAACGTGACACTTTAATTAATTTCGTTAATGAGAAGAAATAA
- a CDS encoding BamA/TamA family outer membrane protein, whose protein sequence is MRRNKKYIPSMSRKRIMKLLCFMGIFFVFVACSTTSAIPDGEYLYTGMDETRYDNYQPNKHFNDVKEELDLVLATKPNAAWFGSPSVRSPFPVGLWIWNAFSQDTTRLSRWLVRAFGSAPVLMSSTTPDLRVTVGENLLRKRGYFNGKINYEKLAQKNPKKMRLKYAVNMGRLWLLDSIQYTNFPPTADSLIGKNLKDAIIHKGDAFDVATLEQERKRITELFRNNGYYYYQNNDASYLADTTKVYGSASVRLQLADSVNTKALRKWNVGTMTFNLQRQVMDSLHQQKRFRDIIVNYNGSHMPLRLRAIANSLKIWPGTVYNNELFEKTQQQLNNSGVFSATNFTFSPSDTTDTCNVLDMTANCLFDKPYDFYIEAYGKGKTSGRYGPEAIIGLTKRNALRGGEKFNLRVHGSYEWASSIDDNGNDHLGINNYEYGAEASLQFPRLVNPFVTPPRKRWEHEERKIAAAAEKGLVYKPKPPHTYYTIPSTTLKASFDVLNRAKYFKRHVVSGELIYQWQPNERNSYSFSPLTLTYEYMHKVTDRYQQLIDSVPYLEASLANQFIPKMVFQYNFMSPAYYKSPVNMWVTVSEASNILSTGYAVFGRSWSEKEKQLFKNPYAQFVKVDANFTKVWGLGDKSGIAAHANLGALWAYGNSRFAPYTEQFYVGGANSIRAFNARQIGPGRYRSTQQRRSYVEQTGDIKLQLNLEYRPHLMGSLYGAVFFDAGNVWTMHYDAGRPGGYFRFKNLLKEMALGTGVGLRYDLGYFMIRLDWGVGLHVPYETGKTAFYNISKFKDAQAFHLAIGLPF, encoded by the coding sequence ATGAGAAGAAATAAGAAATATATACCTTCAATGAGTAGAAAAAGAATCATGAAACTATTATGTTTTATGGGTATCTTTTTTGTTTTTGTTGCATGTAGTACAACTTCTGCAATTCCTGATGGAGAGTATTTGTACACGGGAATGGATGAAACGAGGTATGATAACTATCAACCAAATAAGCATTTTAATGATGTAAAAGAAGAGTTAGATTTGGTTCTTGCTACCAAGCCTAATGCAGCTTGGTTTGGTAGTCCAAGTGTGCGCTCTCCTTTCCCCGTAGGCTTATGGATATGGAATGCTTTTTCGCAAGACACAACAAGACTTAGTCGTTGGTTGGTGCGTGCATTTGGTTCTGCGCCAGTTTTAATGAGCTCAACGACTCCAGATCTACGTGTGACAGTCGGAGAGAATCTTCTACGCAAACGTGGTTACTTCAATGGAAAGATAAACTATGAGAAACTTGCACAGAAAAATCCAAAGAAGATGCGTCTAAAGTATGCTGTTAACATGGGTCGTCTATGGTTACTTGATAGCATACAATACACCAATTTCCCACCTACTGCTGATAGTCTGATAGGAAAGAATCTTAAAGACGCAATCATTCACAAGGGAGATGCCTTTGATGTAGCAACACTTGAACAGGAGCGCAAGAGAATTACAGAGCTTTTCCGTAATAATGGTTACTATTATTATCAGAATAATGATGCGAGTTATCTCGCTGACACAACGAAAGTATATGGCTCTGCTTCCGTTCGTCTTCAGTTGGCTGACTCTGTGAATACAAAAGCACTAAGAAAATGGAATGTTGGGACTATGACCTTTAATTTACAACGTCAGGTTATGGACTCTCTTCATCAACAAAAGCGTTTTCGTGATATTATTGTAAATTACAATGGTTCACACATGCCACTCCGACTTCGTGCAATCGCTAATAGTTTAAAGATATGGCCTGGTACGGTTTATAATAATGAACTATTTGAAAAGACCCAGCAACAGCTGAATAATAGTGGCGTTTTCTCTGCAACGAATTTTACATTCTCTCCTTCTGATACGACGGATACATGTAATGTTTTGGATATGACTGCCAATTGTTTGTTTGATAAGCCTTATGACTTTTATATTGAAGCCTATGGAAAAGGAAAGACAAGTGGTAGATATGGTCCAGAGGCAATTATTGGTCTAACAAAACGCAATGCCTTGCGTGGTGGCGAAAAGTTTAACTTACGTGTGCATGGCTCTTACGAATGGGCATCAAGTATTGATGATAATGGTAATGATCATCTTGGAATTAACAATTACGAATATGGGGCTGAAGCGAGCCTGCAGTTCCCTCGTCTTGTTAATCCATTTGTAACACCACCACGAAAACGATGGGAACATGAAGAAAGGAAGATTGCTGCGGCGGCTGAAAAGGGACTTGTCTATAAGCCGAAACCGCCTCACACATATTACACAATACCTTCTACAACGCTCAAAGCTTCTTTTGATGTACTGAATCGTGCGAAGTATTTTAAACGACATGTTGTGTCAGGTGAGTTGATTTATCAATGGCAACCAAACGAACGCAATAGCTATTCCTTTTCGCCATTGACATTAACTTACGAATATATGCACAAGGTAACTGATCGTTATCAACAACTCATTGATAGTGTACCTTATCTTGAAGCTTCATTGGCAAACCAATTCATTCCAAAAATGGTTTTTCAATATAACTTCATGAGTCCAGCTTATTATAAGAGTCCTGTCAATATGTGGGTCACTGTCAGCGAGGCATCAAACATTCTTTCGACAGGTTATGCTGTCTTCGGGAGATCATGGAGTGAAAAAGAAAAGCAACTTTTTAAGAATCCATACGCACAGTTTGTTAAGGTAGATGCTAATTTTACAAAGGTGTGGGGTTTGGGTGATAAAAGTGGTATAGCTGCACATGCTAATTTAGGTGCACTTTGGGCATACGGAAATAGTAGGTTTGCTCCTTATACAGAACAATTTTACGTGGGTGGAGCAAATAGTATTCGTGCTTTCAATGCTCGTCAGATTGGACCTGGACGTTATCGCTCTACACAACAACGTCGTTCATATGTAGAGCAAACTGGTGATATAAAACTACAACTTAATCTTGAATATCGTCCTCACCTTATGGGCTCACTCTATGGAGCAGTTTTCTTCGATGCTGGTAATGTTTGGACAATGCATTATGATGCAGGACGACCAGGAGGGTATTTTAGATTTAAGAATCTTTTAAAGGAGATGGCACTTGGTACAGGTGTTGGACTTCGTTATGACCTTGGTTATTTCATGATTCGTTTAGACTGGGGTGTTGGTTTGCATGTACCTTATGAAACTGGTAAGACAGCATTCTATAATATCTCTAAATTCAAGGATGCACAAGCCTTTCATTTAGCAATTGGTTTACCATTCTAA